A genomic segment from Sciurus carolinensis chromosome 1, mSciCar1.2, whole genome shotgun sequence encodes:
- the Ndufb9 gene encoding NADH dehydrogenase [ubiquinone] 1 beta subcomplex subunit 9 — MAFSAPAAYLTHQQKVLRLYKRALRHLESFCVHRDKYRYFACLMRARFEEHKNEKDMMKATQLLREAEEEFWHNQHPQPYIFPDSPGGTSYERYECYKIPEWCLDHWHPSEKAMYPDYFAKREQWKKLRRESWEREVKQLQEETPHDGPKTEALPPARREGDLPPLWWHIVTRPRERPM, encoded by the exons ATGGCGTTCTCGGCGCCGGCAGCCTATCTGACCCACCAGCAGAAGGTGTTGCGTCTTTATAAGCGGGCGCTGCGCCACCTCGAGTCGTTTTGTGTCCACAG GGACAAATACCGGTACTTTGCTTGTTTGATGAGAGCCCGATTTGAAGAACATAAGAATGAAAAGGATATGATGAAGGCCACTCAGCTGTTGAGGGAGGCAGAAGAAGAGTTCTGGCATAATCAGCACCCACAGCCATACATCTTCCCTGACTCTCCTGGGGGCACCTCCTATGAGAGATATGAGTGCTACAAG ATTCCGGAATGGTGCTTAGATCACTGGCATCCCTCTGAGAAGGCAATGTACCCTGATTACTTCGCCAAGAGAGAGCAGTGGAAGAAGCTGCGAAGGGAAAGCTGGGAGCGAGAG GTTAAGCAACTACAGGAGGAAACCCCACATGATGGTCCTAAAACTGAAGCTTTGCCTCCAGCCAGGAGGGAAGGTGATCTGCCCCCACTATGGTGGCACATTGTGACCAGACCCCGGGAGCGGCCCATGTAG